tggtagcatcatgctttgggggtgtttttctgcacatgggacaggacgagtgcactgcattaaagagaggatgactggggccgtgtattgtgagattttggggaacaacctccttccctctgtcagagcattgaagatgggtcgtggctgggtcttccaacacgacaacgacccgaagcacacagccaggaaaaccaaggagtggctccgtaagaagcatatcaaggttctagcatggcccagccagtctccagacctgaacccaatcgaaaatctttggagggagctcaaactccgtgtttctcagcgacagcccagaaacctgactgatctagagaagatctgtgtggaggagtgggccaagatccctcctgcagtgtgtgcaaacctggtgaaaaactacaggaaacgtttgacctctgtaatagcaaacaaaggctactgtaccaaatattaacattcattttctcaggtgttcaaatacttatttgcagctgtatcacacaaataaattgttaaaaaatcatgcattgtgatttctggatttttctttttagtttatctctctcacagtggacatgcacctacgatgaaaatttcagacccctccatgatttctaagtgggagaaatagcaaaatagcagggtgttcaaatacttattttcttcactgtatatacatacatagagTACTGTATGCAGGTAGGAGTCAATGTACTTCACCTGTCAATCAGCACCTGCAGGGTCATCTGTTTGAATCTGACATCACATGTCAAGGAAGACAACCAATCATCTCCACATTCACCCCAGCAGGAGCCTCTCAGCCTGCTTCCACACCCACATCCATCATGGCCGACCTCCCACACATTAGGATGATGTGTACACGTCAggatactgtgtgtgtgtgagcggcAGACCCACGCTGCGCTCTCTGATGGCATTCAGCACACGCAGCTCTCGACACGTCGACACAAAGTGTTCGGGACTGAAGTCCGTCAGGAAACATTTCCCGAAAGACGCCGCCTGGTGGATGGAGGCACCGACGGCTCAGACGCACACCTTCCACCCTCGTCAACAACCATCAGTGCTTACCCGGAGCAGGGACTTCTGGGTGCTGGGGTCGTATTCATGTCCCGCTGCCTCCACGCACTGCCTGACCGCctctcccagcatgctttgctccTTGATCTCACGCAGGTACTCGTCTGCCTTTTGACTGGACTTCTACACACACAACAAGAAACCTCttcaccaccttctaaatacactttttaacatcattagagcccgcTAGatgtgacataacacccctatagtcacctttacactctattagccaatatagtagacatcataagagtaaataagacatattaggcataataaacctgtttaccaccttctaaatacactttttaacatcattagagccctctacacgacataacacccctatagtgacctttacactcctattacccaatctaGTAGaaatcataagagaaaataaaacatattagacataataaacctatttaccaccttctaaatacacttttaacatcattagagccctctagacatgacataacacccctatagtcacctttacactcctattacccaatctaGTAAACAccataagataaaataagacatattaggcctAATAAACCTGTtttccaccttctaaatacactttaacataattagagccccctagacatgacataacacccctatagtcacctttacactcctattacccaatatagaagacatcataagagacaataagacatattaggcataataaacctgtttaccaccttctaaatatactttttaacataattagagccctctagacatgacataatacccctatagtcacctttacactcctattacccaatatagtagacatcataacagaaaataagacatattaggcataataaacctgCTTATcagcttctaaatacacttttaacatcattagagccctctagacatggcataacacccctatagtcacctttacactcctattacccaatatagtagacataaaaagagaaaaaaacagcataaataagactcatgcctgtgtgtgttgctgtaaatgtttcCCActgttggacaggaagtgagttgaGGGACACTGAAAGCAGCAagcatcaagtctggtgcttgtgtgtctcagccatcATTACAGTAGCATACATATCATCACTCCCTCTGAATGTGTCTAGTGTTGTCCGTGTTTCCAATGAGGACCTGATCCTGGTCCAAGCGGCTGGAGAGGAAGCGGTGAGCGTTTACCTCGTACTCACGATGGGCCTCCAGCAGCAGAGCTCCGGGTGCCATGGAGGCGATTTTGAAGATGTCCTGACAGACGAGCGGAACCTCCTGCAAAAGCTCCTGATTGGCTGCGCTGATGATCCGAACGCCGTCCAGCTCCCCAACGCACACACACGGACTTTCTAGAGGGAATCTGCAGTGGGGCGAAAGGTCAAACACTACTTGACGGAcaactaaaccaggggtgtccaaaccttttccttctaaaccttctaaatacactttttaacataattagagccctctagacatgacataacacccctatagtcacctttacactcctattattagacattcattcattttctaccgcttttcctcacgagggtcgtggggggtgctggagcctatcccagctgtcttcgggcgtaaggcggtaggggtacaccctagactggtcgccagccaatcacaggacacatatagacaaacaaccattcacactcacattcatacctacggacaatttggagtggccaattaacctagcatgtttttggaatgtgggaggaacccggagtacccggagaaaacccacgcatgcacagggagaacatgcaaactccacacagagatgcccgagggtggaattgaaccctggtctcctagctgtgaggtctgcgcgctaacccctagaccaccgtgccgcccattattaGACATATTAAACATAATAAAGAGTGAACATACTGGATGATGTCATTACACAGTCCCACCACCAGGAGGAGCCGATCCCACACCATAACCACAGATGGCTGCTGGGACTTGGACCTGCGAcacctggacacacacacacacacacatgcaggtacGGTACAGCAGGAAGTTGAACAATGGATGTGTTTCCTTTGTTTGTCCCACGTACCAAACCATCTGCTTGGGTGGCGTCCTGACTTTGGTGTCGGCTTCACTCAGGTTCTCCTGGAAGACACAGTTGTCAATCATCCAACGAGACCACACCCCCTCCAATGTGACGAGACAACATGGAGGTTCACCTGAAGGTCAGAGTAGCCCGTCCACAGGTGTCCGCCGTCGGTGAAGAGAGCCAGATATTTGTAACTGAAGGACACGGACATGTGGACCACGTTGCCCGACTGAGGACCGAGACCTGGAGGACACTGACAGCGAGACGGTGGCGGgttacttcctgtctgcgtCTCCGTTGCGGCATCGATCTATATGTGTGTCTGTCTCACCACGGCCGTACAGGACGTGTTGTCCAGGATGTAAAGCTCCGCCCCGGTGGCCAGTAAGACTTTAGTCTGGCGGTCCTGAGTGAGGACGGTCCAGCAGGACGGCGCCGCCTGCAGGCCTTGCATGCACACGGCGAGTAAACATCACTTGGGGTTGGCGTGGGTGGTGTGGGTGCCGCGGCGTGGGCGTTACCTGGGACTGCGGGTAATCTCCTCAGTTTCAGGTCATTGATGTTGGTCGCCAAGGTGAAGCGGAAGGAGCCTGTTACTATGGCAACGCCCGTCCCATACGGAGAATGGAAGACTTTGGCTTCTAAGGCCTGAGACTGGACCACTTCCTGCACAAAGCAGGACATGAAGCTTAAACGCCATGTTGGCCAGGTGCTGGAACACGGTCCGCGCGTCTCACCTGTCCCATGCTGAAGTGTCTCTTGAAGGATCCAAACAGGTCGTAGATCAGAACCGAACCATCTTCTTGGACGCACAGCAACTCATCACAGACTGTCCAACCCAGCTGGATGACGGGGCCGCTCTTCcactatcacacacacacaccagctgaCTGATCCACCCGGGTCCAGGAGTGGTGCATTCAGTGTCACCATGCTTACCGGAAAAGTGGCAATGACAAGTCCGGAAGCAGAATAAATCTCCAGCTGAGGACGACAACTTGGAGAACGTCTCAAAGGTTCTCTGAGGAGAGCTGCAACCAACCACACAAACTTTTCCATATGGACTGATCTTCCAAGGAATATCCTAACCAAAACCAAGACTACACTCTCATTTTTCCGTTCCTGAGTCATCAGCAGTCAAACATAGGTaggtttcagggaaatatcagttcccgactaaaaaaaaacaaaaaacaccatcCACCATTTTATATTGGAAAACTAaaccctgtgtgtgtgcacgcgttaATATGTTCCTACAATGCCTAACCTTCTGCATGCTATACCCCACCGTGCTCTCGCACTTCCTACTTCCTGTCCAGCAGTTGATACATTGCACTTATGCCATCTTATGCCCGTTTTTATGGCTGACAACTGCGTGAAATGtcgcctctttttgcctctcaaaaaaaaacagtctttggtattgaatcaGGTAAAGAAATAAGCaatgtagtcattttacaagaataaagtcaaaatatgaagtgaaAAAAGTAATGACGTCATGAATTGATAATGAAAAGCAAGTCTGAGTCGTGTAATTAGATCCAGGCTTTGGTGTGATGCACGGCGCGTGTACCTATAGGCCCGCCATACGGTGCCGCCGCCACCAAGCAGTCCTTCAGTCCGTCTCTCAGGTTCCAACTCATCTCGTACAGTTCTGTtttactgcacacacacacacacaaaatctgtCAGTTCAACCCACACAGTCATTCTAGAATGCTTTACCTCTGGTGACCGCTAGGTGGCGACTATAGTTTGTTGCCAATATTGTAGTATTTGTTATAGACTCTAAATTCATTGCGTTACaattaatgatatttttaaacaataaattatACTAAAAATCCCATTgaataacaattttaaaaaatgcacgtgtttaaaaaaatcatttttgctgaaatatgctgtttttaaattcaGCTTCTAAAAATGCTGACTACTCCAAACTCACACATCCGGTTTTATTTGTTGCAAGACACGTGCCACGTGACTATGCACCTTGACACCCCATTGGTTGGCTCTGAGACACCAATACATTATTGTGTCTCAATTTACCGGAAGTGTATAGGTCAATTTTGAAACGtcatatttacaaatttataaaacactgcattttaGTAAAAGGATTTTTTAAGTCGTTATTTTAATATAGTGAATTTCAAAACAGGCATATTTGcttacattttaatgtattttaatttttagcaTCAAATCAGGTTTCGGTCACCTAACCAACATTTACTACAAGCCATAGTAAACATGTAGAAGCAAAAGACAAGAATGACAGATGATGTGAATGAATTATGTATTCTATGTCGTCACAGGAGATGAAAAGAGTATCTTAGGACGGAAGCTATTGAagtcaaatatttattatgactAGTAGCAGTCGGAGGATGTATAAACATAGGGCTGATGATGGATAGCGTACACAAACTTACCGGTAAAAAGCTTCTCCCAGCGGATTCCAGTTGGCTGTTATTAGCGCCATGCTCTTTTCGTCTTTTCCTGAGATGTAAACTGGATTCAGGGCGGCAACTGTGATATTTAATAACGCataataaatactatatttACTCCTGTTGGATTGGCTTCAGTCAGCTGACCACTTTCTTTTGTCGTCTACTTCCGCCTCGTCTTCTTCTTCGCTGTCGTTTTCTCTTCCGGAATCCAAATGGATACGTGCATTACTGCCATCTAGCGGGCAGGAGTGTGCTACAGCACCTTGCAGAAACGTGGAAAAACAAAGCAGTTATGCTTcgataaaatatttaaattgtttACCGTAACTGAATAACATGAATTAGCACCACCGAAGCTAAACACATCTCATCACAATGCTCATTTTGCAAAATTGAAGAAGAGTCAATAAAGCACTTCTTCTATGAATGCTCCAATTTTCAAGTATTTTGGACAGAAGTCTCCATTTgactatttatgtttttttaaaatacactcACTGACATCAGAGTGGAAATTATCTTGTTGCTACAACGTAACCTTCATACAGATTGGGAGAATGCTGTGtaatttattagtttattaggTAAACTCCAGAGTGATGTCATGTAAACCAAATATTCACGGCTTTTCTTCTGAACTGAAGATATTATATGAGTCACTGGAGCTgataattaaaaacagaaaagcgaTGAAAACCTTTCCTATATTGGAGAGCGTTCTAAAAACCAATGTTTTGGTTGAGTTTTTTGTGtagttttct
This window of the Doryrhamphus excisus isolate RoL2022-K1 chromosome 10, RoL_Dexc_1.0, whole genome shotgun sequence genome carries:
- the vps16 gene encoding vacuolar protein sorting-associated protein 16 homolog — encoded protein: MALITANWNPLGEAFYRKTELYEMSWNLRDGLKDCLVAAAPYGGPIALLREPLRRSPSCRPQLEIYSASGLVIATFPWKSGPVIQLGWTVCDELLCVQEDGSVLIYDLFGSFKRHFSMGQEVVQSQALEAKVFHSPYGTGVAIVTGSFRFTLATNINDLKLRRLPAVPGLQAAPSCWTVLTQDRQTKVLLATGAELYILDNTSCTAVCPPGLGPQSGNVVHMSVSFSYKYLALFTDGGHLWTGYSDLQENLSEADTKVRTPPKQMVWCRRSKSQQPSVVMVWDRLLLVVGLCNDIIQFPLESPCVCVGELDGVRIISAANQELLQEVPLVCQDIFKIASMAPGALLLEAHREYEKSSQKADEYLREIKEQSMLGEAVRQCVEAAGHEYDPSTQKSLLRAASFGKCFLTDFSPEHFVSTCRELRVLNAIRERSVGLPLTHTQFKQMTLQVLIDRLVYRQMYRLAIEMCRYLKIPDYQGVSRVLKHWAACKVQQKDLSDEAIARAVCEKVGDSPGVSYSHIASKAYECGRTELAIKLLDSEARSGEQVPLLLKMKRSQLALSKAVESGDTDLVYTVVSYLKKEMNRGDFFMTLRNQPVALSLYRQFCKVQEQETLRDLYNQDDDHQELANYYVSASYREKRLDGRLSLLQSAVDEFNKAKNDFAAKATEDDIRLLRFQKKLDDEKGAGLLGLSLQVTMETLLALGLYKQTDQLYRDFKVPDKRYWWLKVKSLAEKEEWEELEKFSKSKKSPIGYLAFVEACMKRNNKHEAKKYLSRVAPEQKVKAHLAVGDLEGAADAAIERRNESEMASVVARCSASDRLLAERLHRAKMSAGKK